The Saccharothrix variisporea genome has a segment encoding these proteins:
- a CDS encoding amino acid adenylation domain-containing protein — MTLFARIAETARKHPDRAALEVGGDVLSYRDLLDLADRTAARLAENGTPRAVGLLAARSLPAYAGYLGALRLGATVVPLNPAFPVARNRYMCAQTNVDVLVVDDRGAETADAVVAGTTTTTTTIKDLPPPHRGPIPDNPDDVAYVLFTSGSTGTPKGVPIRHRNLATYLPFCTERYEIGPGARLSQAADLTFDISVFDLFASWTSGATVVVPQADELLVPVRFVAGRGITHWFSVPSVISIARRLRALRPNVMPGLRWSIFGGERLTHEQARAWATAAPNSAIVNVYGPTETTITVTDYRLPADPAQWPRTSNGTVPIGQVFPHVDAVILDDGRPAREGELHVRGEQRFDGYADPAANAGRFSPDGDPTPRSWYRTGDRVREENGVLVHVGRVDHQVKISGYRVELGEIEGVLRGHDRVHDAVVVAVPGDGGELVLHACYTGEPGLDRELAEAAGRRLPVYMLPFAYRHFDAFPVNANGKVDRLALADLLAPPPEVEAPSSSAVVGREVTAT; from the coding sequence GTGACGCTGTTCGCCCGCATCGCCGAGACCGCGCGCAAGCACCCCGACCGCGCCGCGCTGGAGGTCGGCGGGGACGTCCTGTCCTACCGCGACCTGCTCGACCTGGCCGACCGCACCGCCGCGCGCCTGGCCGAGAACGGCACGCCACGAGCGGTGGGCCTGCTCGCCGCCCGCAGCCTGCCCGCCTACGCCGGGTACCTCGGTGCGCTCCGGCTCGGTGCGACGGTGGTCCCGTTGAACCCGGCGTTCCCGGTGGCGCGCAACAGGTACATGTGCGCGCAAACGAACGTGGACGTGCTCGTCGTGGACGACCGGGGCGCGGAAACCGCCGACGCGGTGGTGGCCGGCACCACGACGACCACCACCACGATCAAGGACCTCCCGCCGCCCCACCGCGGCCCGATCCCGGACAACCCGGACGACGTGGCCTACGTGCTGTTCACCTCCGGCTCGACCGGAACGCCCAAGGGCGTGCCGATCCGGCACCGCAACCTCGCCACCTACCTGCCGTTCTGCACCGAGCGCTACGAGATCGGCCCCGGCGCACGGCTGTCGCAGGCGGCGGACCTGACCTTCGACATCTCCGTGTTCGACCTGTTCGCGTCGTGGACGTCCGGGGCGACGGTGGTGGTGCCGCAGGCGGACGAACTGCTGGTGCCGGTGCGGTTCGTGGCCGGGCGCGGTATCACGCACTGGTTCTCCGTCCCGTCCGTGATCTCCATCGCCCGGCGGCTGCGCGCGTTGCGCCCGAACGTGATGCCGGGGCTGCGGTGGAGCATCTTCGGCGGCGAGCGGCTGACCCACGAGCAGGCGCGGGCGTGGGCGACCGCCGCCCCGAACAGCGCGATCGTCAACGTCTACGGGCCGACCGAGACCACGATCACCGTCACCGACTACCGCCTGCCCGCCGACCCCGCGCAGTGGCCGCGGACGTCCAACGGCACCGTGCCGATCGGGCAGGTCTTCCCGCACGTGGACGCCGTGATCCTCGACGACGGCAGGCCCGCGCGCGAGGGCGAGCTGCACGTGCGCGGCGAGCAGCGGTTCGACGGGTACGCGGACCCGGCGGCCAACGCCGGCCGGTTCTCCCCGGACGGCGACCCCACCCCGCGGTCGTGGTACCGCACCGGCGACCGGGTCCGCGAGGAGAACGGCGTGCTGGTGCACGTGGGCCGCGTGGACCACCAGGTCAAGATCAGCGGCTACCGGGTGGAGCTGGGCGAGATCGAGGGCGTGCTGCGCGGCCACGACCGGGTGCACGACGCCGTGGTGGTCGCGGTGCCCGGCGACGGCGGCGAACTGGTCCTGCACGCCTGCTACACCGGCGAACCCGGCCTGGACCGGGAGCTGGCGGAGGCCGCGGGCCGCCGGCTGCCGGTCTACATGCTGCCCTTCGCCTACCGGCACTTCGACGCGTTCCCGGTCAACGCCAACGGCAAGGTGGACCGGTTGGCGCTGGCCGACCTGCTCGCGCCTCCTCCGGAAGTGGAGGCGCCCTCGTCTTCCGCGGTGGTCGGGAGGGAGGTGACCGCGACTTAG
- a CDS encoding AMP-binding protein encodes MTFRSLYERFRTAARANPDRMALEVNGVDLTYAALENAAEWMSARMVEALGGASPTKVGLLTSRCAVSYVAYLAALRLGATAVPLNPAAPALRNLTITEDAGLELTVVDDTSGADASEYRQKTPGQVLDLTGDRWRPMLSPHGGDVPPQAERGPDDVAYLIFTSGTTGKPKGVQVTHDCMDSFLDEIVPRFGFGPGARVSQTFEMSFDGSVIEIFGALASGSTLCVAQHSDVFTPVKFVNEKQLTHWLSVPSLISFAKRLRALAPGSMPTLRSSQFGGEGLTFEQAEAWSAAAPNSKVQNCYGPSEATVIVTGYVVPRDRAAWPEVSNRYIPLGHPFPNVDWVLLDEDLRIADDGELCLRGRQRFPGYLDPGENVGRFVRFEDGRGALYDGSEPLTPQHYYRTGDRCRIEHGELVLLGRIDEQVKIRGNRVELGEIESALRKHPAVVEVVVITVTAADGEVDLHALYTGAEVPAAEFAELLGGLPRYMHPRGFHRRETIPLTTVGKVDRKKLTAEFEAAHE; translated from the coding sequence GCGGGCCAACCCCGACCGGATGGCCCTGGAGGTCAACGGGGTGGACCTGACCTACGCGGCGTTGGAGAACGCGGCCGAGTGGATGTCCGCGCGGATGGTCGAGGCGCTGGGTGGGGCGTCACCCACCAAGGTCGGCCTGCTGACGTCCCGGTGCGCGGTCAGCTACGTGGCCTACCTGGCGGCGTTGCGGCTCGGGGCGACCGCGGTCCCGCTGAACCCGGCCGCGCCCGCCCTGCGCAACCTCACCATCACCGAGGACGCGGGCCTGGAGCTGACCGTCGTGGACGACACCTCGGGCGCGGACGCCTCCGAGTACCGGCAGAAGACGCCCGGCCAGGTGCTCGACCTGACCGGCGACCGGTGGCGGCCCATGCTCTCGCCGCACGGCGGTGACGTGCCGCCGCAGGCCGAGCGCGGGCCGGACGACGTGGCCTACCTGATCTTCACCAGCGGCACGACCGGCAAGCCCAAGGGCGTGCAGGTGACGCACGACTGCATGGACTCGTTCCTGGACGAGATCGTCCCCCGGTTCGGCTTCGGGCCGGGCGCGCGGGTGTCGCAGACGTTCGAGATGTCCTTCGACGGGTCGGTGATCGAGATCTTCGGCGCGTTGGCGTCGGGGTCCACGTTGTGCGTCGCCCAGCACAGCGACGTGTTCACGCCGGTGAAGTTCGTCAACGAGAAGCAGCTCACGCACTGGCTGTCGGTGCCGTCGCTGATCTCGTTCGCCAAGCGCTTGCGGGCGCTGGCGCCGGGGTCGATGCCGACGTTGCGCAGCAGCCAGTTCGGCGGCGAGGGGTTGACGTTCGAGCAGGCGGAGGCGTGGTCGGCGGCGGCGCCGAACTCGAAGGTGCAGAACTGCTACGGGCCGTCGGAGGCCACGGTCATCGTGACCGGGTACGTGGTGCCGCGCGACCGGGCCGCCTGGCCGGAGGTGTCCAACCGGTACATCCCGCTGGGGCACCCGTTCCCGAACGTGGACTGGGTGCTGCTGGACGAGGACCTGCGGATCGCCGACGACGGCGAGCTGTGCCTGCGCGGCCGGCAGCGGTTCCCCGGCTACCTGGACCCGGGCGAGAACGTGGGCCGGTTCGTGCGGTTCGAGGACGGGCGGGGCGCGTTGTACGACGGGTCGGAACCCCTGACGCCGCAGCACTACTACCGGACCGGTGACCGGTGCCGGATCGAGCACGGCGAACTGGTGCTGCTGGGCCGCATCGACGAGCAGGTGAAGATCCGCGGCAACCGGGTCGAGCTGGGCGAGATCGAGTCGGCGCTGCGCAAGCACCCGGCGGTGGTCGAGGTCGTGGTGATCACCGTGACCGCCGCGGACGGCGAGGTGGACCTGCACGCCCTCTACACGGGGGCCGAGGTGCCGGCGGCGGAGTTCGCCGAACTGCTGGGCGGTCTCCCCCGGTACATGCACCCGCGCGGCTTCCACCGCCGCGAGACCATCCCGCTGACCACGGTCGGCAAGGTGGACCGCAAGAAGCTGACCGCCGAGTTCGAGGCCGCCCATGAGTGA
- a CDS encoding TetR/AcrR family transcriptional regulator yields MSIQQRRERERAERHRLIVAAARDLAETEGWEAVTTRRLAERVEYSQPVLYSHFKGKDAIVSAVAIDGCGDLAKTLAEARASHDDPAKALRAVAEAYLNFAHTCPALYDAMFVQRTDIPFGTPDSPPELKAAFGAFVAVVEPLAGDDDVETLTEVLWSALHGLATLTGSNRLRPDHHNARLDLLLRRLLP; encoded by the coding sequence GTGTCCATCCAACAGCGACGAGAACGCGAACGCGCCGAACGCCACCGCCTGATCGTCGCCGCCGCCCGCGACCTGGCCGAGACGGAAGGCTGGGAGGCGGTGACCACGCGGCGACTGGCCGAACGGGTCGAGTACAGCCAACCCGTGCTGTACAGCCACTTCAAGGGCAAGGACGCGATCGTGTCGGCGGTGGCCATCGACGGCTGCGGCGACCTGGCGAAGACCCTCGCGGAGGCGCGCGCCTCCCACGACGACCCGGCGAAAGCCCTACGCGCGGTCGCCGAGGCCTACCTGAACTTCGCCCACACCTGCCCAGCGCTCTACGACGCGATGTTCGTGCAACGCACCGACATCCCCTTCGGCACCCCAGACTCCCCACCGGAACTGAAGGCCGCATTCGGCGCTTTCGTAGCGGTCGTCGAACCCCTGGCCGGCGACGACGACGTGGAGACCCTCACCGAGGTCCTGTGGAGCGCCCTGCACGGCCTAGCCACCCTCACCGGCAGCAACCGCCTACGCCCAGACCACCACAACGCCCGCCTCGACCTGCTGCTGCGCCGCCTGCTGCCCTGA
- a CDS encoding response regulator transcription factor — protein MASPTPGGCRNGAAPPCRVLLDEDNELIRTGLRIVLDAQPDITVVGETTPGDDPAALRRRTRPDLVVGSRAGFGDLPVVVLCRDGSAEEVERAIRDGARGLLLCSDSARHVVEAVRAVAEGKGFVAPSLAGHVLDQLTLCLPAPRPEGTAAFDLLTARELEVLRLLASGLTTGQAAKAIHRSQATVKSHISHALAKLGLHDRTQAIAMAYQMGLMAGRT, from the coding sequence ATGGCTTCACCGACACCGGGCGGGTGCCGCAACGGCGCGGCACCGCCTTGCCGGGTGCTGCTCGACGAGGACAACGAGCTGATCCGCACCGGGCTGCGGATCGTGCTCGACGCCCAACCGGACATCACCGTGGTCGGCGAGACGACGCCGGGCGACGACCCGGCGGCCCTCCGCCGCCGCACCCGGCCGGACCTGGTGGTGGGCAGCCGCGCGGGCTTCGGCGACCTGCCCGTGGTGGTGCTGTGCCGGGACGGCTCCGCCGAGGAGGTGGAACGCGCGATCCGCGACGGCGCCCGCGGCCTGCTGCTGTGCAGCGACTCGGCCCGGCACGTCGTGGAGGCGGTCCGCGCGGTGGCCGAGGGCAAGGGCTTCGTGGCCCCGTCGCTGGCCGGTCACGTCCTGGACCAGCTCACCCTGTGCCTCCCGGCCCCGAGACCCGAGGGCACCGCCGCCTTCGACCTGCTCACCGCGCGGGAGCTGGAGGTGTTGCGCCTGCTGGCCAGCGGCCTGACCACCGGCCAGGCGGCGAAGGCGATCCACCGCAGCCAGGCCACGGTGAAGTCGCACATCTCCCACGCCCTGGCCAAACTCGGCCTCCACGACCGGACGCAGGCGATCGCGATGGCGTACCAGATGGGCTTGATGGCCGGCCGCACCTGA
- a CDS encoding AfsR/SARP family transcriptional regulator has product MATSAFGGIRFRLLGPVEFRAGGGWRSIGSTKQRTLLAILLLHANRVVPVAQLHAELWGDRPYARVKNLLAGCVWRLRAALGEEAGRALVTRPGGYQLSVPPGALDLLEYQRLVDLGRVRRAADDLPGALEAFTAAVELWRGEPLADVSFTQSVMAERARLEESRLTVEEMRLGLRIELGEPEEVLPELKLIISQHPLRERLHEHLMVALYRSGQQADALGAYRDLRRLLIDELGVEPSKPLRDLQRRILADDVVPRSAPPSAPAPDLLPACDPVFQGRENEVAAVAAALVDGSVCAVHGMAGVGKSAVALRAAHAVADQFPDGRLYLDLRGSTDSPVQPAEALTALLSAFHAVDDSDPTRLAAQWAALVAGRRILLVLDDVRDTHQVKPLLPPGCAAVLTGRAAVGAADGYRQLRLGRLPVTAAVGLLRRVVGAERVDAEPERAAAVVAWCECLPPAVRVAAGRLAARPEWTVADLADRLADPGQRLEVLTGVRDLLGSCVRRLRADGDRTAVTALALLAELDLPVVTASTVAALLDTTEGAARCTAERLVDAGLLEPLAHNRYRVAALVRLHGAGTDPETDPAAAVQRVVDRYREQVRELTTRRSGGLSWYREHRGTLSALALRDRSDTLPAALDRLRWTFTPRTRPTVPAQPPYR; this is encoded by the coding sequence TTGGCGACTTCGGCTTTCGGCGGAATCCGGTTCCGGTTGTTGGGGCCGGTCGAGTTCCGCGCCGGCGGCGGGTGGCGGTCCATCGGGTCGACCAAGCAGCGCACGCTGCTGGCGATCCTGCTGCTGCACGCCAACCGCGTGGTGCCGGTGGCCCAGCTGCACGCCGAGCTGTGGGGCGACCGGCCGTACGCGCGGGTCAAGAACCTGCTGGCGGGCTGCGTGTGGCGGCTGCGCGCGGCCCTGGGCGAGGAGGCGGGCCGGGCGCTGGTCACCCGGCCCGGCGGCTACCAGCTGAGCGTGCCGCCCGGGGCGCTGGACCTGCTGGAGTACCAGCGGCTGGTGGACCTGGGCCGGGTGCGGCGGGCGGCGGACGACCTGCCGGGCGCGCTGGAGGCGTTCACCGCGGCGGTCGAGCTGTGGCGCGGCGAACCGCTGGCTGACGTCTCGTTCACCCAATCGGTCATGGCCGAACGAGCGCGGTTGGAGGAATCACGGCTCACCGTCGAGGAAATGCGCTTGGGCCTGCGGATCGAATTGGGTGAACCGGAGGAGGTGCTGCCGGAGTTGAAGCTGATCATCTCCCAGCACCCGCTGCGGGAACGCCTGCACGAGCACCTGATGGTGGCGCTGTACCGGTCGGGGCAGCAGGCCGACGCGCTGGGCGCGTACCGGGACCTGCGGCGGCTGCTGATCGACGAGTTGGGCGTCGAACCCAGCAAACCGCTGCGCGACCTGCAACGCCGCATCCTGGCCGACGACGTGGTCCCGCGCTCCGCGCCGCCCTCGGCTCCCGCGCCGGACCTGCTGCCCGCGTGCGACCCGGTGTTCCAGGGCCGGGAGAACGAGGTGGCGGCGGTGGCGGCGGCGCTGGTCGACGGGTCGGTGTGCGCGGTGCACGGCATGGCCGGGGTAGGCAAGAGCGCGGTGGCGTTGCGGGCCGCGCACGCCGTGGCCGACCAGTTCCCGGACGGCCGCTTGTACCTGGACCTGCGCGGCTCGACCGACAGTCCCGTCCAACCGGCCGAGGCGCTCACCGCTTTGCTGAGTGCGTTCCACGCCGTGGACGACTCCGACCCCACCCGCCTCGCGGCGCAGTGGGCGGCGCTCGTGGCGGGCCGCCGCATCCTCCTGGTGCTGGACGACGTCCGCGACACCCACCAGGTGAAACCGTTGCTGCCGCCCGGGTGTGCGGCCGTGCTGACCGGGCGCGCCGCGGTGGGCGCGGCCGACGGCTACCGGCAGTTGCGGCTGGGCCGGCTGCCGGTCACGGCGGCGGTGGGGCTGCTGCGCCGGGTCGTGGGCGCGGAACGGGTGGACGCCGAACCGGAACGGGCCGCCGCGGTGGTGGCCTGGTGCGAGTGCCTGCCACCGGCGGTGCGGGTGGCCGCGGGCAGGCTCGCCGCACGTCCGGAGTGGACGGTCGCCGACCTCGCCGACCGGCTCGCCGACCCCGGTCAGCGGCTGGAGGTGCTGACCGGCGTGCGAGACCTGCTCGGGTCGTGCGTGCGGCGGTTGCGCGCCGACGGCGACCGGACGGCGGTGACCGCGTTGGCCCTGCTGGCGGAACTGGACCTGCCCGTCGTGACCGCCTCGACGGTGGCGGCGCTGCTGGACACCACCGAGGGCGCGGCGCGGTGCACGGCCGAACGGCTGGTGGACGCCGGGCTGCTGGAACCGTTGGCGCACAACAGGTACCGGGTCGCGGCGCTGGTCCGGCTGCACGGCGCGGGCACCGATCCCGAGACCGACCCGGCGGCGGCCGTGCAGCGGGTCGTGGACCGGTACCGGGAGCAGGTGCGGGAGCTGACGACCCGGCGGTCCGGCGGGCTGTCGTGGTACCGCGAGCACCGCGGCACGTTGAGCGCCCTGGCCCTGCGGGACCGCTCGGACACCCTGCCGGCGGCGCTGGACCGGTTGCGCTGGACGTTCACCCCGCGGACCCGTCCCACCGTGCCCGCGCAACCGCCGTACAGGTGA
- a CDS encoding DUF4267 domain-containing protein, whose protein sequence is MNTVLAALVVVAGFYFGLSFLIGGADAAAGFGISPWPTDGGSGYYIVKGVRDIAYGLTALILLLMGHRKALGFVILADTVMPLGDCIAVMTHGGTVAYALAVHGSAAVLVALIGVLLLVEQRRK, encoded by the coding sequence GTGAACACCGTCCTTGCCGCCCTCGTCGTCGTCGCGGGCTTCTACTTCGGCCTGAGCTTCCTGATCGGCGGCGCCGACGCGGCTGCGGGCTTCGGGATCTCGCCGTGGCCCACGGACGGGGGCTCCGGCTACTACATCGTGAAGGGCGTGCGGGACATCGCCTATGGCCTCACCGCGTTGATCCTGCTGCTCATGGGCCACCGCAAGGCCTTGGGCTTCGTGATCCTGGCCGACACGGTCATGCCGCTCGGCGACTGCATCGCGGTGATGACCCACGGCGGCACGGTGGCGTACGCGTTGGCCGTGCACGGGTCGGCGGCGGTGCTGGTGGCGTTGATCGGCGTGCTGCTGCTGGTCGAGCAGCGCCGGAAGTGA
- a CDS encoding condensation domain-containing protein — MSEVMALGTAPAEVPAQGEVAAQAEVTAQAEVAATPAQEALWWVHQRAARKSVYHVTWRLGCASPPDLTALRTAWQAVVDRHDALRMGLVSADGVVRACVAERVAAPVRSVVVDDPGSLPVPSLLARIAEEVHDEPLPLERPPLARLVAVQVADEHELLLTAHHSVVDGWAIRLVLDDLSTAYETALRGDQPTFETPAPSFAQYALDQHAAGEKGKWRKAIEHWRTALDGACAVTVAPDRPARATPGSPGTTLRYTISPEAAHGLQAHAKTAGTTSFAVVLGALQAVLARGGAGGDVTVGTPAANRLTARDQKLVGYLTNLVVARATVTDDDTIADVVGRARDSLWQLLSHQSAPYPKVFKELPEPTRAALGDMPPIVLTYLGPLSSGLRLGTIPLTAHQSPNRAARADFTIGYWDTDIGVVVEVEYNTDRYDRPTALRLLHDLDTVLAADPGHPVTSLATRTKTTDTLPTPATPGFVGPPWENGDGGRRPHPDVDLPPAVTRTWEQVLGHPPAGPDQDFFAAGGSSLTVLHLAAALESATGTRLDLVTWLADPTPRRIADHLAGTTTPDTTLVVLNDAEGPHLHLVHGAGGSPQDFRALVDALPDWHITASQDRTTHTTVTDLAATYRADLAAAGRRPDVVAGWSFGGLVAHELAAEPATEVAAEPANTALLLIDTPPPTGYPDQPDPAGFAASLDLPPTPRPRSEDDDLAVRALAACLAVAGEEVPAWALVERWHAYRRHARAGAAHTSSRRIHAPTTVIAADITDADLDHWRARLPADTRVVRVDTDHWGVVRSPEVADAVRRLRRTP; from the coding sequence ATGAGTGAGGTCATGGCCCTGGGCACGGCGCCGGCCGAGGTTCCGGCGCAGGGTGAAGTCGCGGCGCAGGCCGAGGTAACGGCGCAGGCCGAGGTCGCGGCCACCCCGGCGCAGGAGGCGCTGTGGTGGGTGCACCAGCGGGCGGCGCGCAAGTCGGTCTACCACGTCACGTGGCGGCTGGGCTGCGCGTCGCCGCCGGACCTGACCGCGCTGCGCACGGCGTGGCAGGCGGTGGTGGACCGGCACGACGCCCTGCGCATGGGCCTGGTGTCCGCGGACGGCGTGGTGCGGGCGTGCGTGGCCGAGCGGGTGGCCGCGCCCGTGCGTTCGGTGGTCGTCGACGACCCCGGTTCACTCCCGGTCCCGTCCCTCCTGGCCCGCATCGCCGAGGAGGTCCACGACGAGCCCTTGCCCCTGGAGCGCCCGCCCCTGGCCCGCCTGGTGGCCGTCCAGGTCGCCGACGAGCACGAACTCCTCCTCACCGCCCACCACTCCGTTGTGGACGGGTGGGCCATCCGCCTGGTCCTGGACGACCTCTCCACCGCCTACGAAACAGCCCTGCGGGGCGACCAACCGACCTTCGAGACCCCCGCTCCTTCCTTCGCCCAGTACGCCCTCGACCAGCACGCCGCCGGCGAGAAGGGCAAGTGGCGCAAGGCGATCGAGCACTGGCGGACCGCACTGGACGGCGCTTGCGCGGTCACCGTCGCCCCGGACCGTCCCGCCCGCGCCACACCCGGCAGTCCCGGCACGACCCTGCGCTACACGATCAGCCCCGAGGCCGCGCACGGCTTGCAGGCCCACGCCAAGACGGCTGGCACGACGTCGTTCGCGGTCGTGTTGGGCGCTCTGCAAGCCGTCCTGGCCCGAGGCGGTGCCGGCGGCGACGTCACGGTGGGCACCCCCGCCGCCAACCGCCTGACCGCCCGCGACCAGAAGCTGGTCGGCTACCTGACCAACCTGGTGGTGGCCCGAGCCACCGTCACCGACGACGACACGATCGCCGACGTGGTGGGCCGCGCCCGGGACTCCCTGTGGCAGCTGCTGTCCCACCAGTCCGCCCCGTACCCGAAGGTCTTCAAGGAACTCCCCGAACCCACCAGAGCGGCCCTGGGCGACATGCCGCCGATCGTCCTGACCTACCTGGGTCCCCTCTCCTCAGGCCTGCGCCTGGGCACCATCCCGCTCACCGCGCACCAAAGCCCCAACCGCGCGGCCCGCGCCGACTTCACGATCGGCTACTGGGACACCGACATCGGCGTCGTCGTGGAAGTCGAGTACAACACCGACCGCTACGACCGCCCCACCGCCCTGCGCCTGCTCCACGACCTCGACACCGTCCTGGCGGCCGACCCCGGCCACCCGGTCACGTCCCTCGCCACCCGAACCAAGACCACCGACACCCTCCCCACTCCCGCCACCCCCGGTTTTGTCGGTCCCCCGTGGGAGAATGGAGACGGGGGCCGGAGGCCGCACCCCGACGTCGACCTCCCCCCAGCGGTGACCCGCACCTGGGAGCAGGTCCTCGGTCACCCACCCGCCGGCCCCGACCAGGACTTCTTCGCCGCCGGCGGCAGCTCCCTCACCGTCCTGCACCTCGCCGCCGCGCTCGAGTCCGCCACCGGCACCCGCCTCGACCTGGTCACCTGGCTGGCCGACCCCACCCCGCGCCGCATCGCCGACCACCTCGCCGGCACCACCACCCCCGACACGACCCTGGTCGTCCTCAACGACGCCGAAGGCCCGCACCTGCACCTGGTCCACGGTGCCGGCGGCTCGCCCCAGGACTTCCGAGCCCTGGTCGACGCCCTCCCCGACTGGCACATCACCGCTTCGCAGGACCGCACCACCCACACGACCGTCACCGACCTGGCCGCCACCTACCGCGCCGACCTCGCCGCCGCCGGCCGCAGACCCGACGTCGTGGCCGGCTGGTCCTTCGGCGGCCTGGTCGCCCACGAACTGGCCGCCGAACCAGCCACTGAAGTGGCCGCTGAACCGGCCAACACCGCCCTGCTCCTCATCGACACCCCACCCCCGACCGGCTACCCCGACCAACCCGACCCGGCCGGTTTCGCCGCCTCCCTCGACCTGCCCCCGACCCCCCGACCCCGCTCCGAGGACGACGACCTGGCCGTCCGCGCCCTGGCCGCGTGCCTGGCCGTGGCCGGCGAGGAGGTCCCGGCCTGGGCGCTGGTCGAGCGCTGGCACGCCTACCGCCGCCACGCCCGAGCCGGAGCCGCGCACACCTCATCCCGGCGGATCCACGCGCCGACCACCGTGATCGCCGCCGACATCACCGACGCCGACCTGGACCACTGGCGCGCCAGGCTCCCCGCCGACACCCGCGTGGTGCGGGTGGACACCGACCACTGGGGTGTCGTGCGCAGCCCCGAGGTCGCCGACGCCGTCCGCCGCCTCAGGAGGACCCCGTGA